A window of the Lolium perenne isolate Kyuss_39 chromosome 7, Kyuss_2.0, whole genome shotgun sequence genome harbors these coding sequences:
- the LOC127318746 gene encoding uncharacterized methyltransferase At1g78140, chloroplastic: MAAIRSAAISAAAVVALRGFSLRRLAPPRAATSAAGKMLPRSAMQASAFTTVVPDSDEAVAEPSVEADTETELSKLACPVCYYPLVSSIDHQSAPTKSDSSLECSTCKKVYSSKDDYWDLTVSVGSAEYSESMPAATELFRTPLVSFLYERGWRQNFIWGGFPGLEREFDMAKTYLKPTNGGVIVDASCGSGLFSRLFVKSGLYSLVVALDFSENMLKQCNEFIKQENISDERLALVRADISRLPLVSGSIDAVHAGAAIHCWPSPACAVAEISRVLRPGGIFVASTFIADVLPPAVPVLWIGRPYIGQITGSNIFLSEAELEDLCRACGLVDFTFVRNGFYIMFSATKSKLVK, from the exons ATGGCGGCAATCCGAAGCGCGGCCATCTCCGCCGCTGCAGTCGTTGCTCTGCGCGGCTTCTCCCTGCGCCGTCTTGCGCCTCCACGAGCCGCCACCTCAGCGGCCGGGAAGATGCTCCCGCGCTCTGCCATGCAAGCCAGCGCCTTCACTACCGTGGTGCCCGACTCCGACGAGGCTGTTGCC GAACCTTCGGTGGAAGCGGACACGGAGACGGAGCTGAGCAAACTGGCCTGCCCAGTCTGCTACTACCCGCTCGTAAGCTCGATCGATCACCAGTCCGC GCCGACCAAATCCGATTCTAGCCTTGAATGTTCTACTTGCAAAAAAGTGTACTCCAGTAAGGATGATTACTGGGATCTAACTGTGTCAGTTGGTTCTGCTGAGTACTCCGAGTCCATGCCGGCGGCAACTGAACTTTTCAG GACCCCGTTGGTATCatttctttatgagagaggatggCGCCAAAATTTTATATGGGGTGGTTTCCCAGGCCTGGAGAGAGAG TTTGACATGGCAAAAACTtatttgaagccaacaaatggaggTGTTATAGTTGATGCAAGTTGTGGAAGTGGCTTATTTTCAAGATTGTTTGTCAAGAGTGGACTATATTCTCTTGTAGTGGCACTGGATTTCTCAGAGAATATGTTGAAGCAGTGCAATGAATTCATCAAGCAGGAAAACATTTCTGATGA GAGATTAGCCTTGGTTAGAGCTGATATATCCAGACTCCCGCTTGTGAGTGGTTCAATTGATGCTGTGCATGCTGGTGCCGCAATTCATTGTTGGCCATCTCCAGCTTGTGCT GTTGCTGAAATTAGCCGAGTCCTTCGCCCTGGGGGTATTTTCGTGGCTTCTACTTTCATAGCAGACGTTCTGCCACCAGCCGTTCCAGTATTGTGGATTGGACGCCCG TATATTGGTCAAATCACTGGTAGCAATATCTTCTTATCAGAAGCGGAGCTTGAAGATCTTTGCAGAGCATGTGGGCTGGTTGATTTCACATTTGTCAGAAATGGATTCTATATAATGTTCTCTGCAACTAAAAGCAAGCTAGTCAAATAA